atttattttcaaagttAAAATTAGCTAAGGTTTTTGTCTTAGCCTGCatgtttatgaatataaaatagaaGAGACATGTTGTGGGACACAAGTCTGTGTATTTTCtcattttgtttgcttttgtttttcctcTCTTCCGTCAGGTTGTCCAGGAGTTCAATACCCTTGTGGCCCTCTATAGGGAGTTGGTAATCTCTATTGGAGAGATTTCCACTGATTGTCCCTCTCTTCGTGCTGAAATGCACAAGACGCGCACGAAAGGGTGTGAGATGGCACGGACTGCACATCAAAACCTTTCCGCAATATCAGGGTAaaaacacacgcatgcacgcacacacacacatttacatgatAATGGCTTatgctgtatttttctttatatgttACATAATACCACATAtccataattaattaaaaattaatctTTCATCATATTCTAGCCCCACAATATCTAAATCCATAAATAGTGTGTTTGAAATCCAATAACACAAGCAATGTTGTACATTGAAGTCTTGGTATTTTGGAGGTCCCAGTATTGGAGTAATTTCAGGATAAGCCTGTCATGGAATACACAAGGTCAGTTGAAGATCATTTGTAGCGCTAAATTCTTTAcagttagaatttttttttttgtcagcagATTGCCCATATAATCTGTGTCcacattttttcatttgattttcaaaccATTACATAACATGAGCATGTAACATATTATAAATCATATCATATTACATGTATTAGTTTTGATGCTGTACagttttttgtaatatatttaatcaatatcacacaagcagGAGTGCTTTATGCTGAATATCAGCATGGTTGTGATTCAGTCATTGGTAATCAGAGCAGGTAATCATTGATTATGACAAGTAAtgttgatattcagtacaacagcacaataatgagtgtgatattgcttttatacaacagttctgtAAACAAGGAATTACTATTGAGTAACATAAATTTTAGTTACTGTATTGgcagttattttgtttattgtcTCTCCACTAGCCAAATCTGGATCAACCCCCAAGAAATGCACAGCTGAAATGTCCCAATGCTGTTATACAAAATAACAGCACTCTTGTCCAATTAGATTAGAGGGCTTTAACTCAAACTGTTGTATAATATAAGGCATATTCTAATTTAGCAAAACCTCAGCTTCACAGCACCTAATGAATGACTACAGCTCTTAATAGTTAATTAATATCAGATGGACTTATTCATATTCTCTTTAATGACTGGCTGAACATGAGGTAATCACTAGGTTCTGAAGGGCAAAATAAATGCTCAATGCCTGTAACATGATGTCATATTCTGGCAATCTGAGATCATTTTGTCCAAGAACACAATAAAGTGAACTTAGACTTCTACCGGCCTTGATTAGCTAACACACCCGTCATTAGTGACATCCTTTTTTCTGTCAGTAAAAGCCTCTAAAATGTTGTTTGCTGATGCTGCTCTTTACAGTGGGCTCTTTACCGTCAATTAAAGCAAGACAATCTGAATGAACTTACAGATATGGCTCACATCAAATTGATGAATGAATTGAATAATGTGCCAGAGGTAATGACAGTGTCATTCAAGTAGTCATTGTATGATTATGTGAAGATGGGAACTATTTAAATGATAGAAAATCATGGTGCACATCAGCATCAAACACAAACTCTTACTGTATTGCCACAATCCACAAACTCTCTGCTGTTTTCAAAGGGATTCTCAAAGAGATGATTATTATTTTCTATCTTTTTGGATGGATTGTGATACCTGGCACTATGCTGACTGTCTTGGTCAGTCAgaagttttggtttgtttttttgccCATGTGGTTGTCACAGTTTTCATGCAGCCATGATTAGTGAAATTTCTCTCTAAACACCAAAATGTAATAATGCTTTTACAGAAGAACAGAGGGTCACCAACTTCTTTTTATTCACTACATTGCGATGCATTTTACTATCATAACTGGATTGCACTTGAAACTTTGCATCACTTTTGTCATATATGGTGCGACATAAAATATGATTAGACTGAAAAATTATGGTTTCAGAGTTTCTCATTATTTAAACAACCTGCTTCTTCACTAATTTAACAGTAGGAAATTAAATGAATGCAGTGcactcataaataaataatagataaataaatattaatataaggaGCTAAGTATCAATGCAATATTATTAGAAACTGTGTTATTATAGTTAACAAAGAATTTAGTTGAAAACTTAATTAAACCAAATGAATGCCCTAAGAAATGTAACAGCATtaaacatattatattatatcagttAACTCTGACAAGCATAAAACAGCACAGCAAAGAGTAAGCTTGAGAGACACTTTACAATCTTCCCAATTTTTACAGCCCCGAGGATGGAGAAATACATCCAGAGATCTGCCGTCTCTTTATCCAGCTGCAGTGCTGTTTGGACATGTACCTGACAGAGCTGCTTAAGTCAGTGTGCCTGCTGGGATCCCTGCAGCTCCACAGAAAAGGTAATGATGTGATGGCGCTCCTTAGCCAGAAACATCCACAGCAGGGACACAAAGTCCAGCTTGAACTTTAGAGCCTTCTAGTGACAAAGCTTACGGGAACTGAAGCTACTAGCAAAATAGCGTTCTCACAAACAAAAGCTAAAGATGGCGTTAAACTTGAATGATCCACTTCAACTACCAAACTCTAAGCTTTCTGCTTGCATTAATGTGTTGCCCTGtgaacagtgttggggagtaacaaaatactgtaatgggattatgtatttaaaatacaaaatataagtaactgtattccactacagtttcaatttaaataattggtaattagaatacagttacattaaatagtattttgatcactgaagagatttctttgtattttattgtcatttgtttaatttaatatttagtccattcagatggaaaacatttatacatataaatgatgcgatccaaagtgcatttgaacagcgatgaaacacattcttataatgtgttacattcatacgagcagacagagagtaCGTTTGAAGttagtttggagcagaagaaatagaaataaaccttgtgtaaattgtcagctttacgctaagctaaaatgcgatttctagccattttacatacatgttagcaggcacgatcatatttttatcaagaaaattcacgttagatcataatttcttttattctagtaagacctttgatattagggcaaaatgatatgcttgataatcatttttgtattgttttcctgtaaaaatatctaaaaatcctataaattagatttattttgtattagaaacaacactgcataagatatttttaacaagcgtattttgtcttactgtagtgGCAGAGTTTTTTGCACACAGAGACTGATTCATTGAAATCTGTATGGTATTAGAGACATTCCATAAAAatatagcttacagcacctttaagattaGCAGAAATAGTAAATATTAATGTTCTGGGAGCAAGTTGACAGGTACCCTGGGTTCAAACTTTGAGACAACACATTTTAGTGagcattttattgtctttttctCTAGAGTCTGTCAGTCTACAGTTTTGGCCATTGTTTTCCAGAAAAACATTATTTAGGTACAACTAAGGTGGACAGTAAAGAGGACAGCTCTGACATCCCTATCATTGAAGACACTTCCTCCACTCCACAGGACTGTTCGCAGACATTCTACCTGGTGGCCTCAGACATGGAGGACATTGAGAGGTAAATAATCTGTGCTGTTGAAGCTAACTGTCATTtgtatcttttcttttcttttcttttttcttgtcaaattaaCAGTTTGAATCTGAAATGGTTGCTCAATGTTTCCAGGGACATGACCGATATGAAAAATCTGCTTAGCAAACTCAGGGAGACGATGCCTTTACCACTGAAGAACCAAGGTAATATTAGCTTGGCATCTTCAGTTTCTGCTctctaaatattttggatataTTAGAGTTGAGTTCATTTGATCCTCAAATGAATGTCCCAGAACAGCATCTTCAAGCGTTTTCTTGCAAGTTCTTAGAAGCTTCCCTTACCTACAGAGAAACATCTTCAGGATTGCCTCAGTTTAATGAATTAGTTGCAAGAGTAATCTTTATCCATCAAGAAATAACcagaatttaaaatgaaaacattattaaacAGATATGGAGTTTTCTTGATCACTTAAGGTATTAGAGGGATGAGACACTTGGTGTCAATAATTATGATTTGGAGGAATATGTTGTCATATGGCtcttactgtatactgtatgttattctTTGCTGCTATTTGCTGCTTGGTTGCGCTTCTTAAAGGGAGAGCGAACcccaaaatgtaatattcatcaTTCAGACTGATTACACTGTGAATTCAGCGAAAGGAGCTCTGCTGtttaaatttttaaatgcaaaattcAAAACTACTGCCGCGGCCGAAACTAGAAGTTTTGTtgaggtgaaatgcccacagGGTGGCCCCAAAAAAAGTTGTTGAGTTGTAAATGAGGTaatgcagtcaacaggaatgcatattttattaacccctCTGCCTaactcaaaccccaaccctaaacctaaccatcagtggtgtaaacatgtatttttagTATTTTAAGTCAGGCTAAAAaatgtttatgtgaatgtgattccTTCCTGGtataaaatatagtttttaggggtgtcaatttaacgtgttaattaagtgtgattaattgtataaaaataacataaatgtacgcaattaatcatgatttTAGATTTTCCTACCATACGAGCaactcaagcttgaagtacatcggTTTTTATGAGCCACCTCAATAGGTGGCAGTGCACCATAACAAAACTCACAACCAACAGCCACAGATTGAGAACCACTCACTTTGGAGGAAGTACTACAGGTGCACGAAGCACAATAGAATGACATGATCTTCAAAGTTTCCACTACttttaacttaacacagcatcctaaaaatgctgcatttatgtccatAGCGCAAATGGGACGTGAGAGCGCATACTGTGAGTACCGGACACACTGACGAACTCAGTGCAAAACAGATTGCTGTCAACTGTAGGCTTGTTAACgaaatgagaataaaacaaacaatatattgagttcttaagccactttttgtatgatctaatcaatgctttattcatctgtgcaatttatttattataattatttaacctTAGATATTACCATGTATAATTTAGTCACTATGCACAGGACCCCAACCCATGTCACTCCAGAACCCATCGGTGCTTCTTAATCGAAAGGCTGCAGCCTAGTTAGGCTGGATATCTAGGCTGCCGTGACATCAAACACCATCAAAGGCCATGGAAGGCAGCCACGTTTGCCATTATTTGGAGGATGCATAAAGTGCATCCTTCGTGGCCTTCAATCACCCATAATCCCTTGCACATGtcccaatttataaaaaaatattcggAAAACGAGTCCTTCTACGTGCAATTGCACGAAAGTACACTGTACTGGTTTCTTCCTCTATATCTACAAGCATCAGCACAATTTTCACATCTGACATCTTCAATGCCACTTGTTTTCTCTTCAAAGTTTTCACGGCATGACTGCAGAGGCGGAAACCTTTATGACGTAGCCATGTGCACTTACTAGTCTCATTCTAGCACTGAATTCTGAGGATGAGCCTAACCTACAGCCTCAGAAGGACTGGTCTTGGAAGGACACATCCTAGGCTGCAGCCTTCCGATTGAGAAGCACCCAGTGTCTCTGAGATTGGGTTTGTGGCACTCTATAAAAAGCACCAATGGAAAAGGTGAATAAGTTTGAATTTATGTAAAGATGACTGATGGGCATGCCACTTGTCTGTAATGCAGGACCTGGGGTATGCCACTTGTCATTAATTTGGCAAAATGGGGTTGAATTTATGAACAGTCAGGTGTACATGAAAAGTCTGAAGCAGCATGTTGATTTTCCATCTGATCCTGTTGCATTATCATTGTTGTTTGATCTTATGTATTATCTTTTTCTTCCCTGGAACTCAAATGGAAATGCCTAGCAGAAAGTCCAACATACTAGTTGTGAGTAGCTGTCAAGCCCCAAAAAGTGCAAAATTGTTCCATAAAAGTAGTAACTTTATACAACTTTCGGGATATAGTCTATAAGTCTCATAAAGCCACAATAGCATTGTTttaggacagactgaaatttaaaggTGCGCTCAATAACTTTTTGATTGGATCTctttgtggatgcagcatcattcaaaatcaatagttttcagttatagATGcctttgtagaaattcactactcAAAATCAGcattgattaatttaatccaagagtgaaagtgtccaataacaagatgggtATTGAGATCAAGTGAGCAGTGTTCAGCTGGTCACGTGATTCTAAAAtgacagcccccatgagggcgccccacCCCGTGTagaacaaaacagcttttataaggttactgatatgactagagtccttaTCTCATAcaagtgctcatgattttatacatatgtttcaaaattacagttaatttctttaggagtaaaactttttttttaatggggaaaaattacagagtgcacctttaagtaattattcactgaaaatcttgcctagataatcaccaaaaaaagaaagaaaagttgaatgaattagaagaattgcTTAGTATTTGATATGTCCACCCTTTGTTTTAATGAAAGGATTACTTGAAGTTGGCAGGGATTTGATATGGGAGATATGCAAAAcctgatccatgttatccagcatgatttaggaatgttccaaaaagcatataagcTTTAATTGAAGCAAGAACATTTGACCTTTTTACAAGGGTTTATTTTTCCAGCTTAAAATTATAAACCCCACTGTGTCGAAAAGATGTAAACATTGAATGATTATTTGATGTTAGCTTACATTTGGTGAGCTTGTATCCTAAGATACTTACAGAGCATAAAGTGAGCTTAAATGCCTACCTGTGTCTGTTTTTTGAATCTATACAGATGACAGCAGTTTGTTGAATCTGACGCCATACCCCTTGGGCAGGCAGAGAAAGAGGCGTTTCTTTGGCCTCTGTTGTCTGGTGTCCAACTAAAAGCTCTCTCCCAGAAACCAGTTACAAATGACTGCATTTCCTCACAATGTGTGACATTCACCAATCAACATTACTACTGCCATTTCCCAAATCAGTGCTTTCTTTTGGTGAGTTCTGTCCAAATTCCTACTCCTATGTGAATAAATAGTAACATCTGTGTGACATCAGTagtcaaaaaatatattattcaatacaacagattttcatttttaagtgactgTATGTTCGTCCACATTATGTTTAGTAAAGAGAATGGTTTATAAAGTATCAATAACTACTGTTTGTCCTGTTCCATTGCTTTTGCGGAGTGTGACACAATCCAGTTTCTATCGCATTATCACAAAATTCATGTACTGTGCTTTTTTTGTCAAGACGGCCGTTGTAATGATGCAAATTAGGTTTCAAAGGTTGCAATACAATACAGAGGTTACAATGGATACTTTATGACATATGTAAGTTTTGATGCTAAACATTTATGCTTAATTTGCATTAGCTCATTATCAACACAAAGCAATTCAGCACAACATGAGGGAACGTGGTATCTGTTGATTTCTttttctgatttttattttatttttggctgtTACCACGCTTTACTACAGTATTATTTAGTCTTCCATATACCAAAAATCCTGTAACTTTTCTCTGTTTGATTCAGCCTTTAGGAGAATAAAATACCTGAAGAAGCCTTtgtaaataaagaatatatatatatgaatagaaCATTTTAGAGATGTACATATACAATGTAAACCTagcatttcattatttttgaaaactatttttttttaatgagactgTCATTGAAGGGTGGCATGTCTATCCATCTGGTGTGACATATACGTTCAGATTGAAAGGACTCAGCATGGGTCTTGCTTATTAATAAAAGTTATAAATGTGTCATGGCATAGCGCAGATACTGTAGTGTTTATAAAAAGGTGCAgtttcattttacatttgtaataaGCCTTATATTAATGATTGAACAGAACTgtcagtttgtctttttgttttattaaaaatgattttaacataaaaaaatctaatgatgtgctggatttgcttaaaaatatagtGCACCATTTTTGTATCCCACTTTTAAGCAAATTCCACTAGCAATTTTAAGCAATGTTACCCAAAAAACCTAGCTGGCTATGGCCAAATTAATGAGCTTCCATtcaaaaatgtttacttaaaatacTGTGCCACGCCAGCTACTAAatttaagtttgtttttttaatccccatgAGACTCTGTTTACTCAACTATGCATTTTAAGGTCATTTGGCTCAATTGTAAGTGCTATTAGCAGCTTCAAATTCTAGGTTCTGTTCATTTACTttcaattatctttaaaataaaatgacttgaagaaataacagacaacTGGGGAATGTCAGGGAAGgtttttattgtttacaaattTACAATCTAACATAGATATTCATATCTCCTAGAACCAAAATACGTTCTCAAATCCAAATAGTAACAAAATCATGACGATGAACAAAAAATAGAAACAAGTGGGCTATGCAATGCACACTGCAGAAATATATGCATGTAGGAGAAAATTCTCAGAACGAATACTGTAACAAAACACCAGAAACActttgtatttataaatgaaactatTCAATCAAAAGATATTTTCAACTTGGCCAGACATTGCCAACATCAAGATGCAACACCATTTACTGTATGacctcaaaaaaagaaagaaaatgtatcaGCTTCTTTGGGTAGCTGATGTGAAGGGCATAAAGTAGCCCAAAAAGTCAGTGCACTGACCCAAGTTTTGACAAATGTCCCCAACTCATTTTCAAGGACAATTGATAAATCCAGTGTTTTGAAAGGCATCTTTCGATCTTCCTGCTCTGAAGCATTGATGGCATCTGCTCCATTCTGTGCTTGGTCAAGCTCCTCTTCCTAAATGCATAGAAATAATATTTGTcaaaatgtacattaagtttccattgtatttatttgcacaattAAATATCCTCAAAATCAATAATTACAGAGTAAATAGAAAAGTGATGCTTAAAGAGatagctgaacacaaactaagatttttagaagaatatctcaactctgttggttcatttagtgcaagtgaatggtggtcagaaagCACATTAAGGTGGCATAAAGTAATCCAGTTACTTTATGCCACTCCAGtggtatgactccagtggttgaatccatgtcttcaggagtgaaatgataagtgtggttgagaaacagatcaatatttataaattttttactatcaatctccactttcactttcatatttgtCTTCTCTTTTTTGgggggattcacattctttgtgcatttcaccacctactgggcagggaggaaatttcatattaaaaatgacttaaatattgatctgtttctcacccacaactatacatttgcttctgaagacatggattaaaccactggaatcttatttatatctttaatgctgcctttatgtgctttttgtactgTCTTTTTTAagtactggtcaccattcacttgcattgtgaggacctagagagctgaaatattcttctaaaaatcttagtttgtgttcagcataagaaagaaactcatacacatctgggatggcatgagggtgagtaaatgatgagggaattttcatttgaaGCACACAGCTATTCAACCACTGTACCGaatgcatacatttatatgaatgtcAGCGGATATGTtaaaatggtgctatataaatatgaataatgtcaTCCAAATTTGTTTCCTACCTCTTTTTTTTTGCCTTGAAAACCTCTGATGACTCTTCTTTCAATTACTGTTGTAGAACTGCCAGGACTATAATTAAATTGACCCAATCCTGttagacaaaaataataataataataaaaaaatagtataATTGTAACTGACAAGATATGCAATATGCATGGCTAGTTTACATTTAAGATTCTTGACAAGACCATTTTCAGCTGCTGTGAACCCTGCTACATATTAAATTAGTATTATACCTGTACTTATAATGTAACTATTTTTTACAAACCAACTTGCACATGTTGATATCAGGTTATCTCCTTGAGGCaaaccaaaaatgataattctcttgcAGTCTTATGCCATATCAAACTCATttgacaaacaaagatttttgatggATAAATGAGgtgtgtttgtccatacaatggaagtcagtgaGGTTAAAAAAATCGCAAgatccataaaggcagcatcaatgtaatccatatgacttgagtggaAATGTTggtttgtgtcccacagaagacGGAAATAAAGTTTGAGAAGACATAAGAGGTGAGAAGGCCAAATGACAAGAGaaatagcatttttgggtgaactaataaaataatttgattcagctgaaatgtaaacataaaccaACACTGAGATAATGTAAGCTGGTTTCCTTTTAAGACAAAGAGGTTCAATGAGACATTTGCATTGAAACATGTAGAAAAGCGATTTACTTGTTGGAGTTTCCTGTTGCCTGCCGAGTTTCTGCCGCGTGAGTGACGCCTGAGCAGCGGTTGAAGATGAAGAGTATCTGCCTGGTGAAAAAATGCACGGGTCCTTTGGGTATGTTCGACTGTGAAGATTTACACATCTAATTAGCCTCATGCAGACAAAAcgtttaatatactgtagatttgcaaACGTAACTTAAGTTAACAACTTCTTTATGTGAATAGAAACTTGAATATACAGAAAATTTTACACTATGTTTAATGTAATTTACCTTTGAACCTTTTGGCAAAAACTTTGTGTTGTCCACCACGAGCTCTCCTCATCCAAAATGGTAGCCAGCCCCTCCTTTAAACTCAATCACATTCTGCATTACGTGGTTTCCCATGGAATCTTAAAAAATTAGGCTGGGTTTACTAGACTTCAGATTATTATCACTTAACTCAAAATAATTAGCAAcgtttctttattattatgagaACAGCATAATCTCAATATCTTGTGTCACACATATAGCATATAATTAAGGAAAGTTGAAAGcattacattttcagtaaaatCTGTTTAGTAATATTTGCTAAAGCAAGGAATCATTTTTTTTCAGTGCAGGAATAGTTAAGATATTACTTTAGTTTCAGAGAAACTCACACTTGGATGTCTTCTGTTCCTTTCACCAGCTACGTTTACATGCAGCCTAATAACCAATTAATAGTTCAAATAATTGCTCAATCAtaattaaaagtatttatatAAACACTtaatctgaaacaaacaaacaatgcaatTGAGCTCTAGATGTGGTgaaaatttagaaaaaatgtgttaaatagaAGAATAATAGCCATCTGATTCCGACTACTTATGAAATCAAAAATACGCTGTGTgcataaacaaggatggattctGCTTCTTATCCATCAGTTTCTTAGGGCAACCACCTGTCTTTTGCTCTGTACTCCAATCCAGAGAAATTAAGTTAGTTAGACGACAAGAATAATGTCTGTTAAATTAGAGGACAAAATGAATCTGCAATTCGATTAAATGGATTGGATTGACGAAAATCTGTGCATGTCATAGTCAGTAATTCCCATACCAGAATTACTCATAGGATGTCAGTATCATTTATTATTAAGACACTTATCACATAAGGAAATGTTcccagttcaatacaagttaagctcaacttaCAGCATTTatgaaataatgttgattaccacaaacatttatttagactcaaaataaaagaagcaaaaatctgggtgacagtgaggtacttacaatggaagtgaatgggtcaaactcgtaaacattaaaatattaaacgtttcaaaagtatagccacaagatgtgtaGAAACATTATGTATGTTTGCCAGCAGCATACtgtatcaccctgcagctctcacctgtaagcagggttgagcctggctagtacctggatgggagacctcctgggggaaactatggttgctgctggaagaggtgttagtgtGGTCTGAGTGAGTCCTATAGTGATTGGGATGCTATACTGTACAAATGCACTGTCTTTCAGATGAGACATTTAACCgaagtcctgactctctgtggtcattaaacatCCCAAGGCACTTCTCGTAAAGGGCCAGATTTTCCCACTGGCCTCTTCCCAACATGGCTTCCTCATAATCACCTATATTCTTTCACCTACTTTTAGTtagatccaattttacaactttgttaccatgacgatgtaatgccataaaccctaaaacaactgtaaaaataattttaaaaaacttCCTCAAATAAtacagtgcttttataaaattatgagcttcacatttctgcctttaaaccctccaaaatgtatcctcattcacttccactgtaagtgcctcactgtaacctaaatctTTGCTTTTTGGAAGAAAAGGAGGGGAATGGTTTTcaataatatgccacaaatgctgtcgattgagcttaagttgtatttaacacagaatattcccttggttagttcatccaaaagtgaaaattcagacatgatgttttattttgtgtttagatATAAAGCACCTGATATCCATTATCAACAGTACTGTCAGAACAACACTCTAGGACGTGATTAATACTGTGTCCTCCTTCAACAGGGCAAAAACAGCATTTCCCATATAAAATATCACATTTGGTCAGTTCTGGGTAATTGAAAAGGTCGGCACATTAATAGGAAGGTTATGATATTCGCACCTGGCAGCTACCCTTTATTATCTCACCACAGTGAAAAGACAGTAATGGAGGATGTAATAAAGCATTTACTGGGACAGACATGTCATAATTATTTGGCTCCGATGCTGAAGCTGGACAAGCTGTTGGCAGAATCTGGGCTGTTTGTAAGGAGTTTGGCAGGAAGTGTGGAGCTGGCTGAATATGACTGCTTTCTGTGCCCAGTAGAAGGCCAGACCAGGTATACAGGAATACACAGC
This sequence is a window from Xyrauchen texanus isolate HMW12.3.18 chromosome 37, RBS_HiC_50CHRs, whole genome shotgun sequence. Protein-coding genes within it:
- the LOC127630549 gene encoding uncharacterized protein LOC127630549 is translated as METGPIGQHGALAGRVGKAKATPAVYQSLQEAGTEGLATILDEESSWWTTQSFCQKVQSRTYPKDPCIFSPGRYSSSSTAAQASLTRQKLGRQQETPTRLGQFNYSPGSSTTVIERRVIRGFQGKKKEEEELDQAQNGADAINASEQEDRKMPFKTLDLSIVLENELGTFVKTWVSALTFWATLCPSHQLPKEADTFSFFF
- the LOC127631198 gene encoding regulator of G-protein signaling 7-binding protein A-like; amino-acid sequence: MSSAPNGRKNRHRTAGTIFQICNKPPAPRESERRESSEALRGVADCRMVVQEFNTLVALYRELVISIGEISTDCPSLRAEMHKTRTKGCEMARTAHQNLSAISGPEDGEIHPEICRLFIQLQCCLDMYLTELLKSVCLLGSLQLHRKEKHYLGTTKVDSKEDSSDIPIIEDTSSTPQDCSQTFYLVASDMEDIERDMTDMKNLLSKLRETMPLPLKNQDDSSLLNLTPYPLGRQRKRRFFGLCCLVSN